The nucleotide window gggcaaaggacatgaatggacatatccccaaagaagatatacaaatggccaagaaacacatgaaaagacgctcagtatcactgatcattaggaaagtgcagaccaaaaccacagtgacataCCACCTCACATCTATTTGAATGGCTACTCTCAAAAaactcaaagtgttggcagggacgtggaaaaattggaacccctgtgcactgctggtgtgaCTGTAAAATGACACACCCACTATGGGAAACCGTATGGCAGttactcaaaaaatcaaaaatagaattaccatatgatccagcagttctactcctaggtatatacccgaaagaattgacagcatggtctggaagagatatttgtacacccatgttcctgGCAGCACTTATTGCAAATAGCTAAAagggggaagcaacccaagtgtcatcgagggatgaatggataaacaaatggtggaacaagcatacaatggaatcctattcagccttaaaaaggaaggaaattctgtcatattctacaatgtggatgaatctcgaggacattacgctaagtgaaataagccagtcacaaaaagataaatactgtatgattcaacttacatgaggtacaaagagcagtcaaattcatcaaAACACACATTAGAATGATGACTGCCAagagcttggggaggggagaatgggagagtggttgtataatggatatagagtttcagttgcgtaagacaaaaagagttctggagattgattgcacaacaatgtgaatatgcttaacactagtgaactgtacacttaaaaatggttaagatggtaaattttatgttatgtgtattttattacaattaaaatttttttaaataaataggtataGGAGACCCCAACTTTACTAAGCAAgacaatatatgtgtacatacactggTGTATGTTTGCACAAGCAGGGAGAAATGTGTCAAAGTACGTGCACCAAAAGTATTAATATTGATTATCTCTGAAGTACTAGTCTTGGAAGGGATGTGTATgttttggggaaaggaggaagaacattaaattttctttatatgcctGCCTACTGTTTGACTTCTTAAAACGTGTATTTATTACtagcatatgatttttaatttagtagagtcaggaaacaatccacaagaaaagtcattaagggtttcagttgggaatatgtacattgataacaaaaatacttgttcgagttctgaggatcctgtaacttgcACAAACGGAACACAGAAAAGCATACTTCTTCTGATGTTGATGAATCAGGTGATAGCTCCCGTTTTGATGACACTAATGGTAGCCATTCCAAGTCAAGACGAATTGTTTACGAGATCATGGTCCTTAATTGAATGACCAGTTAGGAAGAGAATGTTCAGTTTAGATAAACTCTGCCTCAAGGTtgtcaaaggacatttatgacaaagcaaGCCAGGGCAATGGTTGGCCCAAGTCTAGACTATCATGTGACTTCCATAATGAGCCTTGGCTTGATCCAAAgggcaaagaagaaacataatgagATTTAATTGAACAATGACCCAAGCAGTCCattgaaaatgctatttataacCTTAACAACTCAGGTATTAGCCAGTCAGAGACTGACTTCGCAATGGTATCAAGGAAAAATGCTAAATGTTAGGGAAATACACGGCTCTACAGGATATATAAAAGGCCAGACGTGGAAAGTGCGGCCAAAACTCAGAAACTTCTCTTAACAAGTCAACTCTCAACCTAACTCCTGACACCATGGCCTGCTGTTCCACTAGCTTCTGTGGATTTCCCATCTGTTCCAATGGTGGGACCTGTGGCTCCAGCTGCTGTCAGCCAACCTGCTGCCAAACCAGGTGTTGCCAGCCAACCTTCTGCCAGACCAGTGGCTGTGAGACTGGCTGTGGCATTGCTGGTAGCATTGGctgtggccaggagggaggcagtggAGCTGTGAGCTGCCGCACCAGGTGGTGCCGACCTGACTGCCGCGTGGAgggcacctgcctgcctccctgctgtgtgGTGAGCTGCACCCCCCCGTGCTGCTGCCAGCTGCACCATGCCCAGACCTCCTGCTGCCGCCCATCCTACTGTGGACGGTCCTGCTGCCGCCTAGCCTGCTGCTGCCAGCCCACCTGCTGTGAGCCCACTTGCTGGCAGCCCACCTGCTAAAAGCCAGGTTGCTGATTTTCAACTTGAAAGTTCAACTTCCAGCTCAATCCATGAAGCAATTATCTCTTCAACCACCCCTGGACACTAACAAGTTCTTGAACTTTAATTGACTTTTTCTGAGGGGTTACCAAATATTGGGACTTCATAGACTTATCTGATTCCATTCAACACTAGAAAGATCTTGATCTCTCCACTAAGGCCACCAAAATACAAATTGGACCcaagaaatgggaaagcaagtttGCCTTGGGATTGACCTTCAGCGAGCCTCCTCTCCACAGCTCAATGCTGCCAAAGCTGAGGAAGAACCATCTGTCCTTCTCAGACACATTCACCTCCTAAACTCCACCGTCTTGCAACTTTCACTTCCTATGAGAGGGGAATAATATAGCAAGgtctaataaattatacatatttggtacggcaaacatatctctttttcttcattgagtgTCACCAAAAAGATTCTAATCTGACTTTGATATCCCGTGGTACCCTTCTTATACCATGTTAGGATATATGATCAAATCCAGGGGAGGTTAATCCCCATAAAGAGCACAAACTAAAAATATCTGAGGGTTTCCTGagggaaaggtattccatgctcatggctggaagaattactattgttaaaatgtccacactacttaaagtaatctacagattcaatgcaatccttatcaaaattccaatggcattttccaggatataacaaacaatcctaaaatttgtatggaaccacaaaaggccctgaatagccaaagcaatcttgagaaagaagaacaaagctggaggcatctcaTGCTCTGATtccaaactacactacaaagctacagtaatcaaaacagcatggtactgacctaaaagcagacatatagacaaatatggaatagaatagagagcccagaattaaccCTCACATGTGTGGTCAAAAGATCTTCAAcagaggtgccaagaccattcaataggaaagggcaatcttttcaacaaatggtgttgggaaaaccagatgtccacatgcaaaaaaatgaagttggacccttatctcaaaacgtctacaaaagttaactcaaaatagatcaaaggctTACATATAAAagcgaaaactataaaactcgttaaagaaaacacagaggaaaatcttcatgatattggatttggtaatgatgtcttggatatgacaccaaaagaatagacaatgaaagttaagaaacaggcaaactgaactacatcaaaattaaaaacttctctgcatcaaaggacacaacaaaatgaaaaggcaatctactgtatgggagaaggtatttgcaaatcgtatatctgatgaggggttaatattccacaatatataaagaactcctacaactcaacaacaaaacaagaacaacaacaacaacaaaaaactgggcaaaggacatgaatggaCATATCTCCGAagtagatatacaaatggcccaaaaacacatgaaaagatgctcagtatcactgatcattaggaaagtgcagaccaaaaccacagtgtcataccacctcacatccatttGAATGGCTACTCTCAAAAaactcaaagtgttggcagggacgtggaaaaattggaacccctgtgcactgctggtgtgaCTGTAAAATGACACACCCACTATGGGAAACCGTATGGCAGttactcaaaaaatcaaaaatagaattaccatatgatccagcagttctactcctaggtatatacccgaaagaattgacagcatggtctggaagagatatttgtacacccatgttcctgGCAGCACTTATTGCAAATAGCTAAAagggggaagcaacccaagtgtcatcgagggatgaatggataaacaaatggtggaacaagcatacaatggaatcctattcagccttaaaaaggaaggaaattctgtcatattctacaatgtggatgaatctcgaggacattacgctaagtgaaataagccagtcacaaaaagataaatactgtatgattcaacttacatgaggtacaaagagcagtcaaattcatcaaAACACACATTAGAATGATGACTGCCAagagcttggggaggggagaatgggagagtggttgtataatggatatagagtttcagttgcgtaagacaaaaagagttctggagattgattgcacaacaatgtgaatatgcttaacactagtgaactgtacacttaaaaatggttaagatggtaaattttatgttatgtgtattttattacaattaaaatttttttaaataaataggtataGGAGACCCCAACTTTACTAAGCAAgacaatatatgtgtacatacactggTGTATGTTTGCACAAGCAGGGAGAAATGTGTCAAAGTACGTGCACCAAAAGTATTAATATTGATTATCTCTGAAGTACTAGTCTTGGAAGGGATGTGTATgttttggggaaaggaggaagaacattaaattttctttatatgcctGCCTACTGTTTGACTTCTTAAAACGTGTATTTATTACtagcatatgatttttaatttagtagagtcaggaaacaatccacaagaaaagtcattaagggtttcagttgggaatatgtacattgataacaaaaatacttgttcgagttctgaggatcctgtaacttgcACAAACGGAACACAGAAAAGCATACTTCTTCTGATGTTGATGAATCAGGTGATAGCTCCCGTTTTGATGACACTAATGGTAGCCATTCCAAGTCAAGACGAATTGTTTACGAGATCATGGTCCTTAATTGAATGACCAGTTAGGAAGAGAATGTTCAGTTTAGATAAACTCTGCCTCAAGGTtgtcaaaggacatttatgacaaagcaaGCCAGGGCAATGGTTGGCCCAAGTCTAGACTATCATGTGACTTCCATAATGAGCCTTGGCTTGATCCAAAgggcaaagaagaaacataatgagATTTAATTGAACAATGACCCAAGCAGTCCattgaaaatgctatttataacCTTAACAACTCAGGTATTAGCCAGTCAGAGACTGACTTCGCAATGGTATCAAGGAAAAATGCTAAATGTTAGGGAAATACACGGCTCTACAGGATATATAAAAGGCCAGACGTGGAAAGTGCGGCCAAAACTCAGAAACTTCTCTTAACAAGTCAACTCTCAACCTAACTCCTGACACCATGGCCTGCTGTTCCACTAGCTTCTGTGGATTTCCCATCTGTTCCACTGGTGGGACCTGTGGCTCCAGCTGCTGTCAGCCAACCTGCTGCCAAACCAGGTGTTGCCAGCCAACCTTCTGCCAGACCAGTGGCTGTGAGACTGGCTGTGGCATTGCTGGTAGCATTGGctgtggccaggagggaggcagtggAGCTGTGAGCTGCCGCACCAGGTGGTGCCGACCTGACTACCGCATGGAgggcacctgcctgcctccctgctgtgtgGTGAGCTGCACCCCCCCGTGCTGCTGCCAGCTGCACCATGCCCAGACCTCCTGCTGCCGCCCATCCTACTGTGGACGGTCCTGCTGCCGCCTAGCCTGCTGCTGCCAGCCCACCTGCTGTGAGCCCACTTGCTGGCAGCCCACCTGCTAAAAGCCAGGTTGCTGATTTTCAACTTGAAAGTTCAACTTCCAGCTCAATCCATGAAGCAATTATCTCTTCAACCACCCCTGGACACTAACAAGTTCTTGAACTTTAATTGACTTTTTCTGAGGGGTTACCAAATATTGGGACTTCATAGACTTATCTGATTCCATTCAACACTAGAAAGATCTTGATCTCTCCACTAAGGCCACCAAAATACAAATTGGACCcaagaaatgggaaagcaagtttGCCTTGGGATTGACCTTCAGCGAGCCTCCTCTCCACAGCTCAATGCTGCCAAAGCTGAGGAAGAACCATCTGTCCTTCTCAGACACATTCACCTCCTAAACTCCACCGTCTTGCAACTTTCACTTCCTATGAGAGGGGAATAATATAGCAAGgtctaataaattatacatatttggtacggcaaacatatctctttttcttcattgagtgTCACCAAAAAGATTCTAATCTGACTTTGATATCCCGTGGTACTCTTCTTATACCATGTTAGGATATATGATCAAATCCAGGGGAGGTTAATCCCCATAAAGAGCACAAACTAAAAATATCTGAGGGTTTACTGagggaaaggtattccatgctcatggctggaagaattactattgttaaaatgtccacactacttaaagtaatctacagattcaatgcaatccttatcaaaattccaatggcattttccaggatataacaaacaatcctaaaatttgtatggaaccacaaaaggccctgaatagccaaagcaatcttgagaaagaagaacaaagctggaggcatctcaTGCTCTGATtccaaactacactacaaagctacagtaatcaaaacagcatggtactgacctaaaagcagacatatagacaaatatggaatagaatagagagcccagaattaaccCTCACATGTGTGGTCAAAAGATCTTCAAcagaggtgccaagaccattcaataggaaagggcaatcttttcaacaaatggtgttgggaaaaccagatgtccacatgcaaaaaaatgaagttggacccttatctcaaaacgtctacaaaagttaactcaaaatagatcaaaggctTACATATAAAagcgaaaactataaaactcgttaaagaaaacacagaggaaaatcttcatgatattggatttggtaatgatgtcttggatatgacaccaaaagaatagacaatgaaagttaagaaacaggcaaactgaactacatcaaaattaaaaacttctctgcatcaaaggacacaacaaaatgaaaaggcaatctactgtatgggagaaggtatttgcaaatcgtatatctgatgaggggttaatattccacaatatataaagaactcctacaactcaacaacaaaacaagaacaacaacaacaacaaaaaactgggcaaaggacatgaatggaCATATCTCCGAagtagatatacaaatggcccaaaaacacatgaaaagatgctcagtatcactgatcattaggaaagtgcagaccaaaaccacagtgtcataccacctcacatccatttGAATGGCTACTCTCAAAAAActcaaagtgttggcaaggacgtggaaaacttggaacccctgtgcactgctggtgtgaCTGTAAAATGATACTCCCACTATGGGAAACCGTATGGCAGttactcaaaaaatcaaaaatagaattaccatatgatccagcagttctactcctaggtgtatacccgaaagaattgacagcatggtctggaagagatatttgtacacccatgttcctggcagcactaattgcaaatagctaaaagggggaagcaacccaagtgtcatcgagggatgaatggataaacaaatggtggaacaagcatacaatggaatcctattcagccttaaaaaggaaggaaattctgtcatattctacaatgtggatgaatctcgaggacattacgctgagtgaaataagccagtcacaaaaagataaatactgtatgattcaacttacatgaggtacaaagagcagtcaaattcatcaaAACACACATTAGAATGATGACTGCCAagagcttggggaggggagaatgggagagtGGTTGTTtgatggatatagagtttcagttgcgtaagacaaaaagagttctggagattgattgcacaacaatgtgaatatgcttaacactagtgaactgtacacttaaaaatggttaagatggtaaattttatgttatgtgtattttattacaattaaaaattttttaaataaataggtataGGAGACCCCAACTTTACTAAGCAAgacaatatatgtgtacatacactggTGTATGTTTGCACAAGCAGGGAGAAATGTGTCAAAGTACGTGCACCAAAAGTATTAATATTGATTATCTCTGAAGTACTAGTCTTGGAAGGGATGTGTATgttttggggaaaggaggaagaacattaaattttctttatatgcctGCCTACTGTTTGACTTCTTAAAATGCGTATTTATTACtagcatatgatttttaatttagtagagtcaggaaacaatccacaagaaaagtcattaagggtttcagttgggaatatgtacattgataacaaaaatacttgttcgagttctgaggatcctgtaacttgcACAAACGGAACACAGAAAAGCATACTTCTTCTGATGTTGATGAATCAGGTGATAGCTCCCGTTTTGATGACACTAATGGTAGCCATTCCAAGTCAAGACGAATTGTTTACGAGATCATGGTCCTTAATTGAATGACCAGTTAGGAAGAGAATGTTCAGTTTAGATAAACTCTGCCTCAAGGTtgtcaaaggacatttatgacaaagcaaGCCAGGGCAATGGTTGGCCCAAGTCTAGACTATCATGTGGCTTCCATAATGAGCCTTGGCTTGATCCAAAgggcaaagaagaaacataatgagATTTAATTGAACAATGACCCAAGCAGTCCattgaaaatgctatttataacCTTAACAACTCAGGTATTAGCCAGTCAGAGACTGACTTCGCAATGGTATCAAGGAAAAATGCTAAATGTTAGGGAAATACACGGCTCTACAGGATATATAAAAGGCCAGACGTGGAAAGTGCGGCCAAAACTCAGAAACTTCTCTTAACAAGTCAACTCTCAACCTAACTCCTGACACCATGGCCTGCTGTTCCACTAGCTTCTGTGGATTTCCCATCTGTTCCACTGGTGGGACCTGTGGCTCCAGCTGCTGTCAGCCAACCTGCTGCCAAACCAGGTGTTGCCAG belongs to Eubalaena glacialis isolate mEubGla1 chromosome 19, mEubGla1.1.hap2.+ XY, whole genome shotgun sequence and includes:
- the LOC133080834 gene encoding keratin, high-sulfur matrix protein, B2A-like; protein product: MACCSTSFCGFPICSNGGTCGSSCCQPTCCQTRCCQPTFCQTSGCETGCGIAGSIGCGQEGGSGAVSCRTRWCRPDCRVEGTCLPPCCVVSCTPPCCCQLHHAQTSCCRPSYCGRSCCRLACCCQPTCCEPTCWQPTC
- the LOC133080835 gene encoding keratin, high-sulfur matrix protein, B2A-like, giving the protein MACCSTSFCGFPICSTGGTCGSSCCQPTCCQTRCCQPTFCQTSGCETGCGIAGSIGCGQEGGSGAVSCRTRWCRPDYRMEGTCLPPCCVVSCTPPCCCQLHHAQTSCCRPSYCGRSCCRLACCCQPTCCEPTCWQPTC